Proteins encoded in a region of the Ziziphus jujuba cultivar Dongzao chromosome 3, ASM3175591v1 genome:
- the LOC125423178 gene encoding disease resistance protein RPP13-like, translating to MGNMMIPVVLLQNYLTKLLKDEAHLLSGVKGQVRSIQDDLQIMISFGKDYVGKQNNDDTEKVLEQITEVALDVEDIIDTYLERKLTIKQRWLPKNLLSNPLHFFSHVKALSKASRKTRSINEDIKGITDKYAANGIEESQSGAADTEAKQLLGGRHRPVSIKDGSGEAQSSAAGADDVDDDDDMVGFEDQTESLVNRLTDRKNSQRDVVSIIGMGGLGKTTLANKIFTLVKDRFDCYAWVHVSQAYQKRRLFLDMLKCFGSNFSDEIYSNKSDEDLVVEIRDYLRGKRYFVVMDDVWETQVWDEVKAALPDDENGSRILITGRHKDIASHASSSVALVRTKSDFPSNFENLGKQVVERCKGLPLSITELGMALANKWNSYPRSDFIDFLVDEYSKHTLNRCLDSVALSYNNLPYHLKPCFLYLGVFPEDFEIKTKMLTELWIAEGIIVQHTGNTNGAYVAAEFYLEELINRSLIQVVSRRDLNGSVKSCRVHSSVRDFCIKQSLQEKFFEFQSMDNPSSRGKIIRRHSVDSKTNPYYCVFWNACDTSSARSFLLFSSAFLLGEISMWEWLLEGFKFIRVLVMLSDNTRYDLGISFPKGIQNLIFLRYLKMTGFITKDHERLCYQFFDSICNLQFLETIDVQFDREVEVSLPGSIWKMTKLRHLSGYKSIKLPKPPRQLVEKGMNKLCNLQALAHLYVDGTSAGFIVESKFPNLTYLGLYYKRDESDGLNESEMTQPVVSLEKLPYLQRLSIVGFEKYEPRLEFSASSTLLTQVKLKKSFVDSNLLSILGKLPNLHALKIKLDKSYIDNELDVGVIRIVEGGFPQLRVFKLIRCGFKKWEMDEGAMPKLQYLVMIKNEEIEALPDQLWCMEGLRRVELSSMSRRLTYSLSHLAEEKVKYQTLAGNDDDDDVNSLSRYLKGKTVTKLIMKNRCQVLVDDTPLYDDDDDE from the exons ATGGGAAATATGATGATTCCTGTTGTCTTGCTGCAGAACTACTTGACCAAGCTTCTCAAAGATGAAGCACATTTGCTTAGTGGAGTGAAGGGTCAAGTGAGATCAATCCAAGATGATCTCCAAATCATGATTTCCTTCGGCAAAGATTATGTTGGGAAGCAAAACAACGATGACACCGAAAAAGTTCTCGAACAAATCACTGAGGTTGCTCTTGACGTTGAGGATATTATAGACACCTATTTGGAGCGAAAACTCACGATCAAACAAAGATGGCTGCCGAAGAATCTGCTGAGTAATCCATTACACTTCTTCAGCCATGTGAAAGCGCTTTCAAAGGCTTCGAGAAAGACAAGAAGCATCAATGAAGATATTAAAGGTATTACTGATAAATATGCAGCAAATGGTATTGAAGAATCTCAATCTGGTGCTGCTGATACAGAGGCAAAGCAATTGCTTGGTGGAAGGCATCGACCTGTTTCCATTAaag ATGGTAGTGGAGAAGCTCAATCTAGTGCTGCTGGTGCAGatgatgtagatgatgatgatgatatggtAGGCTTCGAGGACCAAACAGAATCGTTGGTGAATCGGCTTACTGATCGAAAGAATTCACAACGAGATGTGGTTTCGATCATCGGAATGGGTGGTTTAGGAAAAACTACCCTTGCAAACAAGATCTTTACTCTGGTCAAGGATCGGTTTGACTGTTATGCTTGGGTTCATGTATCTCAAGCATATCAAAAAAGGAGGCTCTTTCTCGACATGTTGAAATGCTTCGGGTCGAATTTCTCAGACGAAATATACAGCAATAAGTCCGATGAAGATCTTGTTGTGGAAATACGTGACTACTTGAGAGGAAAGAGGTACTTTGTTGTCATGGATGATGTCTGGGAAACTCAAGTATGGGACGAGGTAAAAGCAGCACTTCCTGATGATGAAAATGGAAGTAGAATACTAATTACTGGCCGTCACAAAGATATTGCTTCTCATGCCAGCAGCTCAG TGGCACTTGTCAGAACCAAATCTGATTTCCCTTCCAATTTTGAAAATCTTGGGAAGCAAGTTGTTGAAAGATGTAAAGGATTGCCGCTTTCTATTACTGAACTAGGAATGGCTCTAGCGAACAAATGGAATTCATATCCGAGGTCCGATTTTATTGACTTTCTTGTAGATGAATACTCCAAGCATACACTAAACCGTTGCTTAGACAGTGTCGCCCTAAGTTACAACAATTTGCCATATCACTTGAAGCCCTGCTTTCTTTATCTCGGTGTGTTTCCAGAAGACTTTGAGATCAAAACGAAGATGTTAACCGAATTGTGGATAGCAGAAGGAATAATAGTTCAGCACACGGGGAATACAAACGGTGCGTATGTTGCTGCTGAATTCTACTTGGAGGAGCTCATAAATCGAAGCTTAATCCAAGTAGTAAGTAGGAGAGATCTTAATGGAAGTGTAAAATCATGTCGTGTCCATAGCAGCGTAAGAGATTTCTGCATAAAACAGAGTTTGCAAGAGAAGTTCTTCGAGTTTCAATCGATGGATAATCCTTCATCACGTGGAAAGATTATTCGAAGACATTCCGTGGACTCTAAGACTAACCCTTATTATTGCGTCTTCTGGAACGCTTGTGATACATCATCCGCtcgttcttttcttttgttttccagTGCATTCTTGCTGGGGGAAATCAGCATGTGGGAATGGCTTTTAGAAGGCTTCAAGTTTATTCGTGTTCTGGTAATGCTATCCGACAACACAAGATATGATTTGGGAATATCATTTCCCAAGGGAatacaaaatttgatatttctgAGATATCTGAAGATGACAGGTTTCATTACTAAGGATCATGAGAGGTTGTGCTATCAATTCTTTGATTCCATTTGCAACCTTCAATTCCTAGAAACAATCGATGTCCAATTCGATAGAGAAGTGGAGGTATCATTGCCAGGCAGTATATGGAAAATGACAAAGCTAAGGCATCTATCTGGTTATAAATCAATCAAGTTACCAAAACcacccaggcagctagtagaaAAGGGTATGAACAAGTTGTGCAACCTCCAAGCCCTTGCTCACCTGTATGTTGATGGGACAAGTGCTGGTTTCATAGTAGAGTCGAAATTCCCAAATCTAACATACTTGGGTTTATATTATAAGCGGGACGAATCGGATGGTTTAAACGAATCCGAGATGACACAACCTGTGGTAAGCCTTGAGAAGTTACCATATCTGCAGAGGTTAAGCATTGTTGGTTTTGAGAAATACGAGCCTCGTTTGGAATTTTCGGCATCATCAACATTACTTACCCAGGTAAAATTGAAGAAATCGTTTGTGGATTCAAACCTCTTGAGCATCCTTGGAAAGCTTCCAAACCTACATGCTCTAAAGATAAAATTGGATAAAAGTTACATTGACAATGAGCTAGATGTTGGTGTGATCAGAATTGTTGAAGGTGGTTTTCCTCAACTCCGAGTTTTCAAACTAATCCGATGCGGTTTTAAGAAGTGGGAAATGGATGAAGGAGCAATGCCGAAACTCCAGTACTTGGTGATGATAAAGAACGAAGAGATAGAGGCTCTGCCGGATCAACTTTGGTGTATGGAGGGTCTAAGACGTGTTGAGTTGTCGTCGATGTCAAGACGGTTGACTTATTCGCTATCGCACTTGGCCgaggaaaaagtaaaatatcaGACATTGGCCggtaatgatgatgatgatgatgtgaaCTCATTGTCACGTTATTTGAAGGGGAAGACCGTGACAAAATTGATTATGAAGAATCGATGCCAGGTCTTAGTTGACGATACCCCTTTatacgatgatgatgatgatgaatga